The DNA segment TGGTGTAGGTGTCATCGACCACATAGAGGATAGGTTGGTTGGAATCAAGTCAAGAGAGGTATATGAGTGCCCAGCGGCTGTATGTATCCTAGAGGCGCATAGAGATCTGGAGAAGATGGTCCTAACAAGACACCAGCTGATGTTCAAGGAGCTGGTTGATAGGGAGTGGGCTTGGCTCGTCTACACCGGGCTCTGGGTTGAGCCTCTACGCAGAAACCTCGATGCATTCATCGACTCTACGCAAAAGGCGGTTAACGGAAGCGTGAGGTTAAAGCTCTATAAGGGTGGGCTGAGGGTTGTTGGCAGGAAGGCTAAGAGGTCACTTTATGATATCAAGCTCGCAACATATGATAAAACCTCCGTCTTTCAGCAGAAGGCTGCAGAGGGTTTCATAAACTTGTGGGGTCTACCCTCCGTAACCGCATATCAGTTATCTGAAAAGTAGAAGGAGGTGAGCCGTATGAAGATGAAATGTAGCGAATGTGACGCCCAGATAAATGTGCCAGACGACGCGGTTTCAGGCGAAATCGTCACCTGCCCTGACTGCGGTCTAAACTACGAAGTAGTCAAGAACGAAGACGGCGTACTTCTCAAACCAGCTGAAAGCGTGAGCGAAGACTGGGGCGAATAGTAAGCAGATGACCATAACCCTCACTCTGCTCTACGACCGCATACGCTGGGACGAAAAAGAGCTATTGGATAGTGCTAGAGCAAAGGGGCTAAATGTAAAAGAAGTCGACGCCAAAACCACCCTCCTCAATCTAAATAAAAAAGCCGATGAAGATTACGGTGACGTGGTTCTGCAGAGGTGTATAAGCCACACCAGAGGCACCTATGCCTCAGCCTGCTTAGAGAGTAAAGGCATTTTGGTTGTGAACAAAGCCTCCGTCTCAGAAATTTGTGGTAACAAGTTGTGGTGTACATTAGCCTTAATCCGAGCGGGTGTGCCGACACCTAGGACGATCATAGCGTTCACACCGGAATCCGCTTTGAAGGCTGCTGAAGAAATCGGTTACCCAGTTGTGTTAAAGCCTCTAGTAGGGAGCTGGGGGCGGATGGTGGTCGCTCTACGCGATAGAGAGGAGGCTGAAGCGATCATCGAATTAAGAAGCCAGATGAATGGCGCGCTAAACCAGATCTTTTACATACAAGAGAAGGTTGAACGGCCGCCTAGGGACATAAGATGCGTTGTAGTAGGGGATAGGGTTGTAGCAGCTGTGTATCGAGTGGCGGCTCCAGGCGAGTGGCGCACCAATGTGGCGAGAGGTGGTTCAACCGAGCCCTGCCCCTTGACTAAGGAGGTTGAGGATATCGCTTTAAAAGCTGCTCA comes from the Nitrososphaerota archaeon genome and includes:
- a CDS encoding lysine biosynthesis protein LysW, which encodes MKCSECDAQINVPDDAVSGEIVTCPDCGLNYEVVKNEDGVLLKPAESVSEDWGE
- the lysX gene encoding lysine biosynthesis protein LysX, whose protein sequence is MTITLTLLYDRIRWDEKELLDSARAKGLNVKEVDAKTTLLNLNKKADEDYGDVVLQRCISHTRGTYASACLESKGILVVNKASVSEICGNKLWCTLALIRAGVPTPRTIIAFTPESALKAAEEIGYPVVLKPLVGSWGRMVVALRDREEAEAIIELRSQMNGALNQIFYIQEKVERPPRDIRCVVVGDRVVAAVYRVAAPGEWRTNVARGGSTEPCPLTKEVEDIALKAAQAVGGGVLGVDMMESPCGLLVHEVNSTVEFRGAQSVSSTRIADEIVEYAVNLVRR